From the Variovorax paradoxus genome, the window GGTCCAGGGGTCGGTTGCCGGGGCCCATGTGCTGCGCCTTTGCCTTGAATAGTTGTATGCGATTCGAGTATTGGACGGTGCCGGCCCTGCCGGCAGAAGATCCGGCCACGTCCTGTGCGGGAAATTATCGCGAGACCGCTCCCGCAAGGCCTTGTCACCCGAACCCAACCCGAAACCGGCCATGAAAATCGTCAACATCCTCGAGTCCACGCGTCCCATCAAGTCGGACATCCGCAACGCCTACATCGACTTCTCGAAGATGACCCTGAGCCTGGTGGCCGTGGTCACCGACGTGATCCGCGACGGCAAACCGGTGATCGGCTACGGCTTCAACTCCAACGGGCGCTACGGCCAGGGCGGCCTGATCCGCGAGCGCTTCCTGCCGCGCCTGCTCGAGGCCGAAGCCGCGTCGCTGCTCGACGAGACCGGCGAGAACCTCGACCCGCACAGGATCTGGGCGCGCATGATGATCAACGAGAAGCCCGGCGGCCATGGCGAGCGCTCGGTGGCCGTGGGCACCATCGACATGGCCGTGTGGGACGCCACCGCCAAGATCGCCGGCAAGCCCCTCTACCAGCTGCTGGCCGAGCGCTACGGCACCGGCACGCCCGACCCGCGCGTGTTCGTGTACGCCGCGGGCGGCTACTACTACCCCGGCAAGGGCGTGGAAGGCCTGCAGCGCGAGATGACCAGCTACCTGGAGCGCGGCTACTCGGTGGTGAAGATGAAGATCGGCGGCGCCACGCTGGCCGAGGACTGCGAGCGCATCGAGTCGGTGCTGAAGATCCTCGGCCCCGGCCAGCAGCTGGCGGTGGACGCCAACGGCCGCTTCGACCTGCAGACCGCCGTCGACTACGGCCGCGCGCTGTCGCAGTACCCGCTCTTCTGGTACGAGGAAGCCGGCGACCCGCTGGACTACGAACTGCAGGCCAGGCTCGGCGAGGTGTACACCGGCCCCATGGCCACGGGCGAGAACCTGTTCTCGATGCAGGACGCACGCAACCTCATCCGACACGGCGGCATGCGGCCCGACCGCGACTGGCTGCAGTTCGACTGCGCACTGAGCTACGGCCTCGTCGAGTACCTGCGCACGCTCGACATGCTCAAGGCCCACGGCTGGTCGCCCTCGCGCTGCATTCCGCACGGCGGCCACCAGATGTCGCTGGCCATCGCGGCGGGCCTGGGCCTGGGCGGCAACGAGAGCTACCCCGACCTGTTCCAGCCCTACGGCGGCTTCCCCGACGGCGTGAAGGTCGACAACGGCTACGTCACCCTGCCGCCGCTGCCCGGCATCGGCTTCGAGGGCAAGGCCGACCTCATCGCCGAGATGCGTGCGCTGGCCGCCTGAGGCCGCCACGCACTGTCA encodes:
- a CDS encoding mandelate racemase/muconate lactonizing enzyme family protein; the encoded protein is MKIVNILESTRPIKSDIRNAYIDFSKMTLSLVAVVTDVIRDGKPVIGYGFNSNGRYGQGGLIRERFLPRLLEAEAASLLDETGENLDPHRIWARMMINEKPGGHGERSVAVGTIDMAVWDATAKIAGKPLYQLLAERYGTGTPDPRVFVYAAGGYYYPGKGVEGLQREMTSYLERGYSVVKMKIGGATLAEDCERIESVLKILGPGQQLAVDANGRFDLQTAVDYGRALSQYPLFWYEEAGDPLDYELQARLGEVYTGPMATGENLFSMQDARNLIRHGGMRPDRDWLQFDCALSYGLVEYLRTLDMLKAHGWSPSRCIPHGGHQMSLAIAAGLGLGGNESYPDLFQPYGGFPDGVKVDNGYVTLPPLPGIGFEGKADLIAEMRALAA